The Salvia splendens isolate huo1 chromosome 21, SspV2, whole genome shotgun sequence genome includes a window with the following:
- the LOC121785482 gene encoding LOW QUALITY PROTEIN: uncharacterized protein LOC121785482 (The sequence of the model RefSeq protein was modified relative to this genomic sequence to represent the inferred CDS: substituted 3 bases at 3 genomic stop codons) translates to MRYRSAWQSFFLVFLVGYMLVWILLPTKTYKNSWTPKMQKKLNSTYFREQGVNLLLLSFPPMLVAALGCVYLHLHKKSSFASSKRSYLSMKRPAMVAAPLGIVNAVELTFAAMFVLLMIWSLANYLYVSFEHLHMHTPGEKVWQAKFRSVSLRLGYIGHACWAFLFFPVTRGSSLLPLIGLTSDSSIKYHIWLGHLSSLLFTLHSVGFIIYWWTMTDQMMQMLEWSSTYLSNFAGVIAFALLLAIWATSFDRVRRKMFEVFYYTHHLYSIYIFFYMFHVGVAYLCMILPGIFLFLIDRYLRFLQSRGSARLHSARLLPNGAMELTFAKNPELSYNTTSTLFVRVPSICKLQWHPFTVISNSNMEKDKLSVAIKPYGGWTQKLYKHLSTPLDHLQVSTEGPYEPASSHFLSHESLVMISGGSGITPFISIIREIIHKSTSESSTKVPRVLLVTAFKNTTDLAMLDLLLPLSEASVDLSKLELQIGAYITREHERPVGDDKNQIEIKLFRPNPSDTPISAVLGKNSWLWLGAIISSSFLMFLLLLGLVTRYHIYPVEKRGDNYHYSYKLLWDMFLVCASIFVATSAIFIFQKRNVSEEGNQIKNIELQTPTMSPSSWLTPSDRELESLPQQSLVQSTKVQYGARPDLKRILFDCKGSDVGVLVCGPKTMRHEVARICASGLAKNLHFESMSFDWXXMFCXLIRTTVSRFLFVSQISHRGLKALLIPIEKFNSTYFREQGVNLLLFSFPPMLVAAMGCVYLHLKKTKSDSKRWLYLSLKRPAMVAAPLGIVNAVELTFAAMFVVLMIWSLANYLHVSFGHLHMHTPGVKVWEAKFRSVSLRLGYIGNTCYAFLFFPVTRGSSLLPLVGLTSDSSIKYHIWLGHLSSVLFTLHSVGFVIYWWAMSDQMYLMLEWSSTYLSNVAGVIAFVLLLVIWVTSLQRVRRKMFELFFYAHHLYTIYLFFYMFHVGVAYLCMILPGIFLFLIDRYLRFLQSRERTRLDSARLLPNGTMELTFAKNPRLSYNTASTLFVRVPSICKLQWHPFTVISNSNMEKDKLSVAIKSHGGWTQKLYKHLSMSLDHLQVSTEGPYEPASSHYLSHESLVMISGGSGIAPFISIIRETIHKSTTAESDTKVPKLLLVAAFKNTSDLTMLDLLLPLSGASLDLSKLQLQIEAYVTQETEKPIEDAKNQIEIKLFRPNSSDSPISAVLGKNSWLWLGAIISSSFLMFLLLLGLVTRYHIYPVEKRGENYHYSYKIMWDMFLVCASIFVATSAIFLLQKRKGSSEGNQVQNVELQSPTMSPSSWLSPSDRELESLPHQSLVQSTKVHYGARPDLKRILFDCKGSDVGVLVSGPKTMRHAVAKICASGLAKNLHFEAMSFDW, encoded by the exons ATGAGATATCGATCAGCATGGCAGTCTTTCTTCCTTGTGTTTTTGGTGGGATATATGTTGGTATGGATTCTGTTGCCTACAAAGACTTACAAGAATTCATGGACTCCCAAAATGCAGAAAAAGCTCAACTCCACTTACTTCCGTGAACAAG GGGTTAATCTTCTTTTGCTAAGCTTCCCTCCTATGCTCGTCGCCGCCCTTGGATGTGTATATCTACATCTGCACAAGAAATCCAGCTTCGCGAGTAGCAAAAGGTCTTACCTTTCGATGAAACGGCCGGCGATGGTGGCGGCACCGCTAGGCATTGTGAACGCAGTCGAGCTGACCTTCGCGGCCATGTTCGTATTACTTATGATATGGTCCTTGGCTAACTACTTGTATGTTAGCTTCGAGCATCTCCACATGCACACTCCCGGAGAAAAAGT ATGGCAAGCCAAGTTCCGTAGCGTGTCACTGAGGCTGGGATACATCGGACACGCGTGCTGGGCTTTCCTCTTTTTTCCCGTGACACGAGGCTCGTCGTTGCTGCCTCTGATCGGGCTGACCTCCGATTCCAGCATCAAGTATCACATCTGGCTCGGCCATCTCTCCTCGTTGCTTTTCACTCTACACAGCGTGGGATTCATCATATACTGGTGGACCATGACTGATCAAATG ATGCAGATGCTTGAGTGGAGCAGCACCTACCTCTCTAATTTCGCCGGAGTAATAGCCTTTGCGCTGCTGCTGGCCATTTGGGCGACGAGCTTCGACCGTGTGAGGCGGAAAATGTTCGAAGTCTTCTACTACACACACCATCTCTACTCCATCTATATTTTCTTCTACATGTTCCATGTTGGAGTCGCCTATCTCTGCATGATCCTCCCCGGaatcttcctcttcctcatcgaTCGTTACTTGAGATTCCTCCAATCCCGAGGGAGCGCCCGCCTCCACTCCGCCCGTCTTTTACCCAATGGAGCAATGGAACTCACCTTTGCGAAGAATCCAG AGCTGTCGTATAACACAACTAGCACGTTGTTCGTTCGTGTCCCGAGTATATGCAAACTGCAGTGGCATCCATTTACAGTGATTTCCAACTCCAACATGGAGAAAGATAAGCTGAGTGTTGCAATCAAACCTTATGGAGGTTGGACACAGAAGCTCTACAAACACCTTTCTACACCTTTGGATCATCTTCAAGTATCAACCGAAGGCCCTTATGAACCTGCATCATCTCATTTTCTAAG CCATGAGTCTTTGGTGATGATAAGTGGAGGAAGCGGTATCACCCCTTTCATCTCCATAATCCGCGAAATCATCCACAAAAGTACATCAGAATCAAGCACCAAGGTCCCAAGAGTCCTCCTAGTCACAGCCTTTAAGAACACAACTGATTTGGCAATGCTAGATCTCTTGCTTCCTCTCTCCGAAGCTTCTGTAGACCTCTCCAAACTGGAGCTGCAGATAGGAGCATACATAACTCGAGAGCACGAGAGGCCCGTTGGGGATGATAAAAACCAAATCGAGATCAAACTCTTTAGGCCAAATCCATCAGACACTCCAATATCTGCAGTGCTAGGGAAGAATAGCTGGCTGTGGCTTGGTGCCATAATCTCATCATCCTTCCTCATGTTTCTGCTTCTTCTCGGGCTTGTTACTCGTTACCACATATACCCTGTTGAGAAGAGGGGAGACAATTATCATTACAGCTACAAACTCCTTTGggacatgtttcttgtttgtgCAAGCATCTTTGTAGCAACTAGTGCTATTTTCATCTTCCAGAAGAGAAATGTTTCTGAAGAAGGGAATCAAATTAAGAATATCGAGCTGCAAACTCCAACCATGTCTCCTTCTTCGTGGTTAACCCCTTCGGATAGGGAACTGGAGAGCCTGCCTCAGCAGTCTCTTGTCCAATCCACAAAAGTGCAATATGGTGCAAGGCCTGATCTCAAGA GGATATTGTTTGATTGCAAAGGTTCAGATGTTGGAGTCCTTGTCTGTGGGCCTAAAACTATGAGGCATGAAGTTGCCAGAATATGTGCCTCTGGTTTGGCCAAAAACCTGCATTTTGAGTCCATGAGCTTCGACTGGTGATGAATGTTTTGCTGATTAATTAGAACGACCGTCTCTcgatttttatttgtttctcaGATTTCTCATCGAGGTCTTAAGGCCTTGCTTATTCCTATT GAGAAATTCAACTCCACATACTTTAGAGAACAAG GTGTTAATCTTCTTCTGTTTAGTTTCCCACCTATGCTGGTGGCTGCAATGGGGTGTGTTTATCTACATCTAAAAAAGACGAAATCGGATTCTAAgaggtg GTTGTACCTCTCCTTGAAGCGGCCGGCAATGGTTGCGGCACCACTAGGCATAGTGAACGCGGTCGAGCTGACATTCGCAGCTATGTTTGTAGTACTCATGATCTGGTCTTTGGCTAACTACTTGCATGTCAGCTTTGGGCATCTCCACATGCACACCCCCGGAGTAAAAGT ATGGGAAGCCAAGTTCCGTAGCGTGTCACTGAGGCTGGGATACATCGGAAACACTTGTTATGCTTTCCTCTTCTTCCCAGTCACACGAGGCTCGTCTCTGCTGCCTCTGGTGGGCCTCACCTCTGATTCCAGCATCAAGTACCACATCTGGCTCGGCCACCTCTCCTCGGTGCTCTTCACCCTTCATAGCGTGGGATTCGTTATATATTGGTGGGCGATGAGTGATCAAATGTACCTG ATGCTTGAGTGGAGCAGCACCTACCTCTCTAACGTAGCTGGAGTGATCGCGTTCGTGCTGCTGCTGGTGATCTGGGTGACGAGCTTGCAACGCGTTAGGCGAAAAATGTTCGAGCTCTTCTTCTACGCCCACCATCTCTACACCATCTACTTATTCTTCTACATGTTCCATGTTGGAGTGGCCTATCTCTGTATGATCCTGCCCGGaatcttcctcttcctcatcgaTCGTTACTTGAGATTCCTCCAATCCAGAGAGAGGACTAGGCTGGATTCCGCGCGCTTGTTGCCAAATGGAACAATGGAACTCACCTTTGCCAAGAATCCAA GACTGTCGTATAATACTGCCAGTACGTTGTTCGTGCGTGTCCCGAGCATATGCAAATTGCAGTGGCATCCATTTACAGTCATCTCCAACTCCAACATGGAGAAAGATAAGCTGAGTGTTGCAATCAAATCTCATGGAGGTTGGACTCAGAAGCTCTATAAACACCTCTCTATGTCTTTAGATCATCTTCAAGTATCGACCGAGGGCCCTTATGAACCGGCTTCCTCTCATTATCTAAG CCACGAGTCGTTAGTGATGATAAGTGGAGGAAGCGGAATCGCCCCTTTCATCTCCATTATCCGTGAAACCATACACAAAAGTACTACTGCTGAATCAGACACCAAGGTTCCAAAACTCCTCCTAGTAGCTGCGTTCAAGAACACAAGTGATCTGACCATGCTCGATCTCTTGCTCCCTCTCTCCGGAGCTTCTCTAGACCTCTCGAAACTGCAGCTGCAGATAGAAGCCTATGTTACCCAAGAGACGGAAAAGCCTATTGAGGATGCCAAAAACCAAATAGAGATAAAACTCTTTAGGCCAAATTCATCAGACTCTCCGATATCTGCAGTGCTTGGGAAGAACAGCTGGCTGTGGCTTGGTGCAATAATCTCATCATCCTTCCTCATGTTTCTGCTTCTTCTCGGGCTTGTTACTCGTTACCACATATACCCTGTCGAGAAAAGGGGAGAGAACTACCATTACAGCTACAAAATCATGTGggacatgtttcttgtttgtgCAAGCATCTTTGTAGCAACTAGTGCCATTTTTCTCTTGCAGAAGAGGAAAGGTTCTTCAGAAGGGAATCAAGTCCAGAATGTCGAGCTGCAATCTCCAACGATGTCGCCTTCTTCGTGGTTATCCCCTTCGGATAGGGAACTGGAGAGCCTGCCTCACCAGTCTCTTGTCCAATCCACAAAAGTGCACTATGGTGCAAGGCCTGATCTCAAGA GGATACTGTTTGATTGCAAAGGATCAGATGTTGGGGTTCTCGTTTCCGGTCCTAAGACTATGAGACACGCAGTTGCCAAAATATGCGCCTCTGGTTTAGCTAAAAACCTGCATTTCGAGGCCATGAGCTTTGATTGGTGA